The Brassica napus cultivar Da-Ae chromosome C7, Da-Ae, whole genome shotgun sequence genome has a segment encoding these proteins:
- the LOC106410734 gene encoding probable xyloglucan endotransglucosylase/hydrolase protein 27: METLSRFLVFMFLFSRFVSGFTLQNLPVTSFEESYTQLFGDKNFFVHKDGKSVRLTLDERTGSGFVSNDLYLHGLFSASIKLPSDYSAGVVVAFYMSNGDMYEKNHDEIDFEFLGNIRGKEWRIQTNIYGNGSTHLGREERSNLWFDPTEDYHQYSILWSDSHIIFFVDNIPIREVKRTASMGGHFPSKPMSLYTTIWDGSKWATNGGKYGVNYKYAPYVAKLTDLVLHGCAVDPIEQFPKCDEGADEDIRAAQEISPSQRVKMGAFRRKHMTYSYCYDRNRYKVALPECVVNPAEAQRLRVHDPVTFGGIPRRHRNGKHRSRRSRVVGAESI; this comes from the exons ATGGAAACTTTGAGTCGTTTCTTAGTGTTCATGTTTCTGTTCTCCCGTTTTGTTTCCGGATTCACTCTGCAAAATCTTCCAGTCACATCTTTTGAAGAAAGTTACACGCAGCTTTTTGGTGACAAGAACTTCTTCGTTCATAAAGACGGCAAATCTGTCCGGTTAACGCTCGATGAAAGGACCG GTTCTGGGTTTGTCTCAAATGATCTTTACTTACATGGATTATTCAGCGCTTCAATCAAATTACCTTCTGATTATTCAGCTGGAGTAGTTGTTGCCTTCTAT ATGTCAAATGGAGATATGTATGAAAAGAATCATGATGAGATTGATTTTGAGTTTCTTGGTAATATTAGAGGAAAAGAATGGAGGATTCAGACAAACATTTACGGTAATGGAAGCACTCATTTgggaagagaagagagatctAATCTATGGTTTGATCCAACTGAAGATTATCATCAATATAGTATCCTCTGGTCTGATTCTCACATCAT ATTCTTTGTAGACAATATTCCTATCAGAGAGGTGAAGCGAACAGCGTCGATGGGCGGTCACTTCCCATCAAAGCCGATGTCTCTCTACACAACAATATGGGACGGTTCTAAATGGGCAACTAACGGTGGCAAGTACGGTGTAAACTACAAGTATGCCCCTTATGTCGCGAAGCTCACTGACTTAGTCCTTCATGGCTGCGCCGTGGACCCTATTGAGCAGTTTCCTAAGTGCGACGAAGGAGCAGACGAGGATATCCGTGCGGCTCAGGAGATTAGCCCGTCGCAGAGGGTTAAGATGGGCGCTTTCAGGAGGAAACACATGACATACTCGTATTGCTATGATCGGAACAGGTACAAGGTTGCTCTGCCTGAGTGTGTGGTGAATCCCGCAGAGGCTCAGCGGCTTAGGGTTCATGATCCGGTAACTTTTGGCGGGATTCCGAGGCGTCACCGCAACGGAAAGCACCGGAGCAGGAGAAGCCGTGTTGTTGGAGCAGAGTCGATATAA
- the LOC106407269 gene encoding purple acid phosphatase 7-like, with protein MKMSALSVRFMFLVLCMFFSHSLSKLERLEHPVTKSDGSLNILVVGDWGRQGGFNQSLVAHQMGIVGEQLDIDYVISVGDNFYDDGLKGDTDPAFEASFSHIYTHPSLQKQWYSVLGNHDYRGNVAAQLSHVLTQKDWRWFCRRSFVLLSGMVELFFVDTNPFVEQYFTDPEDHTYDWSNVLPRDRYISNLLHDLDLEMKKSRATWKFVVGHHGIKTAGEHGVTQELVDQLLPILEENKVDVYMNGHDHCLQHIGSDGGIQFLTSGGGSKAWRGVILPWDPKELKLYYDGQGFMSLHITHYQAKFIYYDISGNVLHQFTLSK; from the exons ATGAAGATGTCTGCATTGAGTGTTCGTTTTATGTTTCTTGTTCTATGTATGTTCTTCAGTCATTCTTTGTCAAAGCTTGAAAGGTTGGAGCATCCGGTGACGAAATCTGATGGCTCTTTGAACATTCTGGTCGTTGGAGATTGGGGACGGCAAGGAGGATTTAATCAATCTCTCGTTGCTCATCAG ATGGGAATTGTGGGAGAGCAACTAGACATAGATTATGTGATATCAGTGGGAGATAATTTCTATGACGACGGTTTAAAAGGAGACACTGATCCTGCTTTTGAAGCTTCATTCTCTCATATCTACACTCATCCTAGTCTCCAAAAACAGTGGTATTCGG TTTTGGGGAACCATGATTACAGAGGAAATGTTGCTGCACAACTAAGTCATGTTCTTACCCAAAAAGATTGGAGATGGTTTTGTCGCAGATCTTTTGTCTTACTCTCAG GAATGGTGGAGCTTTTCTTCGTGGATACAAATCCATTTGTAGAACAATACTTCACAGATCCAGAAGACCACACTTATGATTGGAGCAACGTGTTACCCAGGGATAGATATATCTCCAACCTCTTACAT GATTTAGATTTAGAGATGAAAAAGTCGCGTGCCACATGGAAATTTGTCGTGGGACATCATGGGATCAAAACCGCAGGTGAGCATGGTGTGACCCAAGAGCTTGTCGATCAACTTCTTCCAATTCTAGAG GAAAATAAAGTGGACGTGTACATGAACGGACATGATCATTGCTTGCAGCACATTGGGTCCGACGG TGGGATTCAATTTCTGACAAGTGGAGGAGGATCAAAGGCATGGAGAGGAGTTATTCTGCCGTGGGATCCAAAAGAACTAAAACTTTATTACGACGGACAAGGTTTCATGTCTCTTCACATTACTCACTATCAAGCTAAGTTCATCTACTATGATATTTCCGGCAATGTTCTTCACCAATTCACCTTGTCCAAATAA
- the LOC106431560 gene encoding uncharacterized protein LOC106431560 — protein MSTHTQHLSSSQRAVEEKKQRMVVLGIQSLNWYVHGGFMEKKKKHLMGIVRATERDDSPSSSSSQRFEIDRDKAREALKQLDQQIESQADEKPRTFVKTSSDVVRTSSGGSSSMDPFMFEEPPEMSGSFLTTTAFLLLAFTLFYNILFFTVIKPSMDGPESVPADKRVAMSDSELVQFPLSSFPENTIKQ, from the coding sequence AtgtccacacacacacaacatTTATCATCATCACAGAGAGCCgtagaagaaaagaaacagagaatgGTGGTGTTAGGGATACAGTCTCTTAATTGGTACGTACATGGCGGAttcatggagaagaagaaaaaacatctGATGGGTATTGTAAGAGCCACTGAAAGAGACGactcaccttcttcttcttcttcacaaagatTCGAAATCGATAGAGATAAAGCTAGAGAAGCTCTGAAACAGCTTGACCAACAAATCGAATCTCAAGCCGATGAAAAACCAAGAACCTTCGTCAAGACATCATCGGACGTTGTCAGAACAAGTAGTGGAGGTTCTTCATCAATGGATCCGTTCATGTTTGAAGAACCACCTGAGATGTCCGGATCGTTCCTCACAACTACAGCTTTTCTTCTCTTAGCTTTTACTCTgttctataatattttgttcTTTACAGTTATTAAACCATCCATGGATGGACCAGAATCAGTTCCAGCAGACAAGAGAGTAGCTATGTCTGATTCTGAACTTGTCCAGTTTCCACTTTCGTCTTTTCCTGAAAACACTATCAAACAGTAA
- the LOC106411513 gene encoding pentatricopeptide repeat-containing protein At2g01860-like — protein MMQCPVSSSLIFQPSSIRLTSKVYAKKKLTKNLRNPRRTKLPPEFGVNLFLRKPITEPLLPLQEQEEEDQELDGSPDVWEPNEIEAISSLFQQRIPQKPERVVRVRPLPLPQPHKLRPLGLPTPKPNNIKKPLVSSSSKDPSFLITLAREIKHLPSPEADVSLVLNKWSTFLRKGSLSTTIRELGHMGLPERALQTYRWAEKHPHLFPDNRILASTIQVLAKHRELKLLKFDNTLASKSVIEAMIKGCIEGGWLNLARKLLLIAKSNNRVLDSSIYVKMILEIAKNPDKYHLVVSLLDELKDREDLKLSQQDCTSVMKVCVKLKRFELVECLFEWYKESNREPSVVMYTTMIHSRYSEEKYREAMSMVWEMEESNCLLDLPAYRVVIRLFVALDDLGRAMRYYSKLKEAGFTPTYDVFRDMISVCIASGRLTKFREICKEVEDAGLRLDADTSFRLLQLENQTMSL, from the coding sequence ATGATGCAATGTCCTGTCTCTTCGTCACTTATCTTCCAACCGAGCAGTATCCGATTAACATCAAAAGTCTACGCAAAGAAGAAACTCACTAAGAATCTCCGTAACCCACGCCGCACCAAACTCCCTCCTGAGTTCGGTGTCAACTTGTTCCTAAGGAAACCCATCACAGAACCGTTGTTACCActacaagaacaagaagaagaagatcaagagCTTGATGGTAGTCCTGATGTCTGGGAACCAAACGAAATCGAAGCGATCTCATCTCTTTTCCAGCAAAGAATCCCTCAGAAACCGGAGAGAGTAGTTCGAGTCAGGCCTCTACCACTTCCTCAGCCTCACAAGCTACGACCTTTAGGCCTCCCAACTCCAAAGCCCAACAACATCAAGAAACCACTAgtgtcatcatcatcaaaagACCCGAGCTTTCTCATCACTTTAGCTAGAGAGATCAAACACTTACCTTCCCCTGAAGCAGACGTCTCTCTCGTCCTCAACAAATGGTCCACCTTCCTCCGCAAAGGCTCCCTCTCCACCACCATCCGCGAGCTCGGCCACATGGGTTTGCCCGAGAGAGCCTTGCAGACTTACCGCTGGGCTGAGAAGCATCCTCATCTCTTTCCTGATAACCGCATCCTCGCGTCCACCATCCAGGTCCTAGCCAAGCACCGCGAGCTGAAGCTTCTCAAGTTCGACAACACCTTGGCTAGCAAGAGCGTTATCGAAGCCATGATCAAAGGCTGCATCGAAGGCGGGTGGCTGAACCTAGCGAGGAAGCTTTTACTGATAGCTAAAAGTAACAACCGTGTCCTCGACTCGAGTATCTACGTTAAGATGATTCTAGAGATCGCTAAAAACCCTGACAAGTACCATCTCGTTGTTTCCCTCCTCGACGAGTTGAAAGACAGAGAAGACTTGAAGCTGAGCCAGCAAGACTGCACGAGCGTGATGAAGGTCTGCGTGAAACTTAAAAGGTTCGAGCTCGTTGAGTGTCTCTTTGAATGGTACAAAGAATCTAACAGAGAGCCGAGCGTTGTGATGTACACTACCATGATACACAGCCGGTATTCGGAAGAGAAGTATAGAGAGGCGATGAGTATGGTTTGGGAGATGGAGGAATCGAACTGTCTTCTTGATCTTCCTGCTTATAGAGTGGTTATTAGATTGTTTGTGGCGTTGGATGATTTGGGAAGAGCGATGAGATACTACTCTAAGCTCAAGGAAGCTGGTTTTACTCCAACGTATGATGTTTTTCGCGATATGATCAGCGTTTGTATAGCTTCTGGGAGATTGACAAAGTTTAGAGAGATATGTAAGGAGGTTGAAGATGCTGGATTGAGGTTGGATGCAGACACTTCGTTTAGGTTGTTGCAGCTCGAAAACCAAACAATGTCTCTATAA